One part of the Mycobacterium marinum genome encodes these proteins:
- a CDS encoding uroporphyrinogen-III synthase, with protein MAQQKSEPLRGYRIAVTSSRRAEELCALLRRHGADVCSAPAINMIALPEDDELQGNTEALIANPPDILVAHTGIGFRGWVAAAEGWGLAGELVDALSVGRTISRGPKATGELRAAGLREEWSPESESSQEVLEYLLESGVAGQRIAIQLHGAADGWDPFPEFVGGLRAAGAEVVPIRVYRWKPTPLGGAFDQLVTEIARRQFDAVSFTSAPAAAAVLERGRELDIEEELLEALRNDVHAMCVGPVTSRPLIRKGVPTSSPERMRLGALARHIAEELPLLGSCTVNAAGHVVDIRGTCVLVDGSIKTLSGSGMAILRALTKRPGDVVARSELLNVLPGNGDDTHAVDTAVLRLRTALGDKNIIATVVKRGYRLALDTQDDTACT; from the coding sequence ATGGCCCAGCAAAAATCTGAGCCACTGCGGGGCTACCGGATTGCGGTGACGTCTTCTCGCCGGGCCGAGGAGTTGTGCGCACTTCTGCGCCGCCACGGTGCCGACGTCTGCAGTGCCCCTGCGATCAACATGATCGCGCTGCCCGAAGACGACGAACTCCAGGGCAATACGGAGGCGTTGATCGCCAACCCACCCGACATCCTGGTGGCCCACACCGGTATCGGTTTCCGGGGCTGGGTAGCCGCGGCCGAGGGGTGGGGGCTGGCCGGCGAACTCGTTGATGCGTTGTCGGTAGGCCGGACCATATCGCGCGGACCGAAGGCGACCGGCGAGCTACGCGCGGCGGGCTTGCGCGAAGAATGGTCGCCAGAATCGGAATCCTCGCAAGAAGTTCTGGAATACCTGCTTGAATCCGGGGTCGCCGGTCAGCGGATCGCCATTCAGCTACACGGCGCGGCCGATGGCTGGGATCCCTTCCCCGAGTTTGTCGGCGGCCTCCGCGCGGCGGGGGCCGAGGTGGTGCCCATTCGGGTGTACCGCTGGAAGCCAACGCCATTGGGCGGCGCATTCGACCAATTGGTCACCGAGATCGCCCGGCGACAGTTCGACGCGGTGAGTTTCACCTCTGCGCCCGCCGCGGCCGCGGTGCTCGAGCGTGGCCGCGAGCTGGATATCGAAGAGGAACTGCTCGAGGCGCTGCGCAACGACGTACACGCGATGTGCGTCGGCCCCGTCACCTCTCGCCCCTTGATCCGCAAGGGGGTGCCCACCTCATCGCCGGAGCGAATGCGGCTGGGCGCCTTGGCCCGTCATATCGCCGAGGAACTTCCGCTACTTGGCTCCTGCACCGTGAACGCCGCGGGCCACGTCGTCGACATCCGCGGAACCTGCGTGCTCGTCGATGGCTCCATCAAGACACTGTCGGGGTCGGGCATGGCGATATTGCGCGCCTTGACCAAGCGCCCCGGAGACGTCGTCGCCCGCAGCGAGCTGCTGAATGTGCTTCCCGGAAACGGCGACGACACTCACGCGGTAGACACCGCCGTATTGCGGCTGCGCACGGCGCTGGGCGACAAAAACATCATCGCGACGGTGGTCAAGCGTGGTTACCGGCTGGCGCTCGACACCCAGGACGACACCGCATGCACCTGA
- a CDS encoding MFS transporter, with protein sequence MNRNHRIEHWDPEDAQAWEASNHAVARRNLLWITACDHVAFGVWTLWPVLVLFMPYAVYGFSAADKFLLGATATFVAACLRIPYSLGIATFGGRNWTVFSIAVLAIPTIGTIWLLSHPGLPLWPYLACAALTGCGGANYAASMTNTNAFYPHRRKGFALGFNAGAGNLGVPMIQLVGLLVIAIAGYHQPYWVCGLYLLLLTVVAVGAARQMDNLAHATYDVGHLRAILTQRDTWVLALLYLGTFGSWIGFSFAFGQVLQINFVGSGQSHAQAALHAAEFAFIGPALGSLARIYGGRLADRVGGSRVTLAVFLTMALFTGLLVAISTHGDHTPGPATVAMTAGYIGGFLALFALAGLGNGSVYKMIPSVFEALSHRNQISEFERRRWSQAMSGAVIGFVAAFGALGGVGINLALRQSYLSTGTDTSAYWVFLLFYVGAALLTWSRYGRRAVPVAGTAGTASGSRLARV encoded by the coding sequence ATGAACCGCAACCATCGGATCGAGCACTGGGATCCCGAAGACGCCCAGGCTTGGGAGGCCAGCAACCACGCCGTCGCTCGCCGCAACCTGCTGTGGATCACCGCATGCGACCACGTCGCCTTTGGGGTTTGGACGCTCTGGCCGGTGTTGGTGCTGTTCATGCCCTACGCCGTTTACGGCTTCTCCGCTGCGGACAAATTCCTGCTCGGCGCCACAGCCACCTTTGTTGCGGCCTGCCTGCGCATCCCGTATTCGCTGGGTATCGCCACCTTCGGCGGCCGGAACTGGACCGTGTTTTCGATTGCGGTGCTGGCCATTCCCACCATCGGCACGATCTGGTTGCTGAGCCACCCAGGGTTGCCGCTGTGGCCGTATCTGGCATGCGCCGCATTGACCGGATGCGGTGGCGCCAACTACGCGGCGTCGATGACCAACACCAACGCCTTCTACCCGCATCGGCGCAAAGGCTTCGCTCTCGGGTTCAACGCCGGCGCCGGCAATCTGGGCGTCCCCATGATTCAGCTGGTGGGGCTGCTGGTGATCGCGATCGCCGGCTATCACCAGCCGTATTGGGTGTGCGGACTGTATCTGTTGCTGTTGACGGTCGTCGCCGTCGGAGCGGCCCGCCAGATGGATAACCTGGCGCACGCCACCTATGACGTGGGCCATTTGCGGGCCATCCTCACCCAGCGCGACACGTGGGTACTGGCCCTGCTCTATCTGGGCACTTTCGGCTCCTGGATCGGGTTCTCCTTCGCGTTTGGCCAGGTGCTGCAGATCAACTTCGTCGGTAGCGGACAAAGCCACGCACAGGCCGCCCTGCACGCGGCCGAGTTCGCCTTCATCGGGCCGGCGCTGGGCTCGCTGGCCCGGATCTACGGCGGCCGACTGGCGGATCGGGTCGGCGGCAGCCGGGTCACCCTGGCGGTCTTCCTCACGATGGCGTTGTTTACTGGGCTGTTGGTGGCCATCAGTACCCACGGTGACCACACCCCTGGTCCGGCCACCGTGGCGATGACGGCGGGCTACATCGGCGGCTTCCTGGCCCTTTTTGCGCTCGCCGGCCTGGGCAACGGTTCGGTGTACAAGATGATCCCCTCGGTGTTCGAGGCGCTCAGCCACCGGAACCAGATCAGCGAATTCGAGCGACGCCGCTGGTCACAGGCCATGTCGGGAGCGGTGATCGGATTTGTCGCCGCCTTTGGCGCCCTCGGGGGCGTGGGCATCAATCTGGCGCTGCGACAGTCCTATCTGAGCACCGGAACAGACACCTCCGCCTATTGGGTCTTCCTGCTGTTTTATGTCGGCGCCGCGCTTCTGACCTGGTCGAGATACGGGCGCCGAGCGGTCCCGGTCGCCGGTACCGCGGGGACGGCATCCGGATCCCGGCTGGCCCGAGTGTGA
- a CDS encoding GNAT family N-acetyltransferase encodes MHTEVHTARLVHTADLDSETRQGIRQMVTAAFAGDFTDNDWEHALGGMHALIWHRGAIIAHGAVVQRRLIYRGSALRCGYVEGVAVREDWRGQGLATAVLDATEQVIRGAYELGALSSSAGARRLYTSRGWLPWHGPTSVLSPTGPTPTPDDDGTVFVLPVDASLDTSAELMCDWRAGDVW; translated from the coding sequence GTGCATACCGAGGTTCACACGGCTCGGCTGGTCCATACCGCCGATCTGGACAGTGAGACGCGTCAGGGCATTCGCCAGATGGTCACCGCCGCCTTTGCCGGCGACTTCACCGATAACGATTGGGAACACGCCCTGGGCGGTATGCACGCCCTGATCTGGCATCGCGGCGCGATCATCGCGCACGGCGCCGTGGTGCAGCGGCGTCTTATCTACCGCGGTAGCGCCCTGCGTTGTGGCTATGTCGAAGGTGTTGCGGTGCGAGAGGATTGGCGTGGCCAAGGACTGGCGACTGCGGTGTTGGACGCCACCGAGCAAGTGATTCGTGGCGCCTACGAACTGGGGGCGCTCAGTTCCTCGGCGGGCGCCCGCCGGCTGTACACATCTCGAGGCTGGTTGCCGTGGCACGGCCCGACATCGGTGCTGTCCCCCACCGGCCCCACTCCCACACCCGATGATGACGGAACCGTGTTTGTGCTGCCGGTCGATGCCAGCCTGGACACCTCCGCCGAATTGATGTGCGACTGGCGCGCGGGAGACGTCTGGTAA
- a CDS encoding 5-oxoprolinase/urea amidolyase family protein: MITLEILRSGPLAIVEDLGRAGLGHLGVGRSGAADRRSHTLANRLVANPDDWATVEVTLGGFSARVRGGDIDIAVTGADTDPTVNGTLFGTNSIHHVRDGSVISLGTPNAGLRTYLAVRGGISVTPVLGSRSYDVMSAIGPAPLRTGDVLPIGDRSQDYPELDQAPVAAITDRVVELRAIPGPRDDWFVDPEALVHTDWVVSGQSDRVGTRLVGRPLTHRNPDRQLPSEGTTRGAIQVPPNGLPVILGPDHPITGGYPVVGVVIDDDIDKVAQVRPGQHVWLHWARPRR, from the coding sequence GTGATAACCCTGGAAATACTGCGCAGCGGGCCGTTGGCCATCGTCGAGGACCTCGGCCGGGCCGGTCTGGGCCACCTGGGAGTCGGGCGGTCCGGGGCGGCCGACCGTCGCTCGCACACGCTGGCGAACCGCTTGGTCGCCAATCCCGACGACTGGGCGACCGTCGAGGTCACGCTGGGAGGCTTTTCGGCCCGGGTTCGTGGCGGCGACATCGACATCGCGGTGACCGGAGCCGACACCGACCCAACCGTCAACGGAACGTTGTTCGGCACCAACAGCATTCATCATGTCCGCGATGGCTCGGTAATCTCACTGGGAACTCCCAATGCGGGACTGCGTACCTATCTAGCGGTGCGCGGTGGTATCAGCGTCACCCCCGTGCTGGGTTCACGCAGCTATGACGTGATGTCGGCAATCGGCCCGGCGCCATTACGGACCGGGGATGTGCTGCCGATCGGCGACCGTTCGCAGGATTATCCGGAACTCGACCAGGCGCCGGTGGCCGCCATCACCGACCGGGTGGTCGAACTGCGGGCGATACCGGGACCGCGCGATGACTGGTTCGTTGATCCCGAAGCGCTGGTACACACCGACTGGGTGGTCTCCGGTCAAAGCGACCGGGTGGGAACGCGATTGGTCGGCCGCCCGCTGACGCACCGCAATCCAGACCGCCAGTTGCCCAGCGAAGGGACCACTCGCGGCGCAATCCAGGTACCGCCCAACGGATTACCGGTGATCCTGGGGCCCGATCACCCGATCACGGGCGGCTACCCGGTGGTGGGTGTGGTGATCGATGACGACATCGACAAGGTGGCCCAGGTGCGGCCCGGTCAGCACGTATGGCTGCACTGGGCACGCCCTCGCCGCTGA
- a CDS encoding 5-oxoprolinase subunit B family protein — protein MSVTDISTELAADMVTRNIFDYGDQALMLECDSTAQVLAWTQTLRAAALPGVVDIVGASRTVLVKLAGPRFQGVTRQRIRRLPVDPDLLASEHQGEPLPAPVIDVIYDGPDLAEVASHTGLTTAQVIHAHTATRWRVGFSGFAPGFAYLIGGDPRLQVPRRSEPRTSVPAGSVALAGEYSAVYPRHSPGGWQIIGHTDAVLWDIDRPNPALLTQGMWVQFRPA, from the coding sequence ATGAGTGTGACCGATATCTCAACCGAGCTTGCGGCGGACATGGTGACGCGCAACATTTTCGACTACGGCGATCAAGCGCTGATGCTGGAGTGTGACAGCACCGCGCAGGTGTTGGCGTGGACGCAGACCCTACGCGCCGCTGCGCTGCCCGGCGTGGTCGACATCGTCGGGGCCTCCCGCACGGTGTTGGTGAAGCTCGCCGGTCCCCGCTTCCAAGGGGTTACCCGGCAGCGGATACGCCGGCTGCCCGTCGACCCCGACCTGCTCGCGTCCGAGCACCAGGGCGAACCGCTGCCGGCGCCGGTCATCGACGTCATCTACGACGGTCCCGATCTTGCCGAGGTCGCCAGCCATACCGGTCTGACCACCGCACAGGTCATCCACGCCCACACCGCCACCCGGTGGCGCGTCGGGTTCAGCGGATTCGCGCCCGGGTTTGCCTACCTCATCGGCGGCGATCCTCGGCTGCAGGTGCCCCGCAGGTCCGAGCCGCGGACCTCGGTGCCGGCCGGGTCGGTCGCGCTGGCAGGCGAATACAGCGCGGTATACCCGCGGCACTCCCCCGGCGGGTGGCAGATCATCGGCCATACCGACGCAGTGTTGTGGGACATTGACCGGCCCAACCCGGCCCTGCTCACCCAGGGCATGTGGGTACAGTTCCGGCCGGCGTAG
- a CDS encoding ABC transporter substrate-binding protein — MQQGWSRRGFLQVAAATGLLASGVAACSSSKPQAGTADTGAVTITHLFGQTVIKEPPKRVVSAGFTEQDDLLALGVVPIAVTRWFGDQPFAVWPWAQPKLGAAQPVVLSLDDGIQVDQIANLKPDLIVAINAGVDAETYQKLSAIAPTIPQSGGDAFFEPWKLQASTVGEAVFQSAQMKSLIDAVDQKFAAVAQQHPQWMGKKALLLQGRLWQGNVIATMAGWRTDFLNEMGLVISEGIKPFAVDQRGVIPRDHIKEVLDSADVLIWLTESPEDEQALLADPEIAASAATEQKRHVFTTGDQAGAIAFASPLSYPVVADELPALIAKVLG; from the coding sequence ATGCAACAGGGATGGAGTCGGCGCGGATTCCTGCAGGTCGCGGCGGCCACAGGGCTGCTCGCCAGCGGGGTCGCGGCGTGCTCGTCATCCAAGCCGCAGGCGGGCACCGCTGATACCGGGGCGGTGACCATCACCCACTTGTTCGGCCAGACCGTCATCAAGGAGCCGCCCAAGCGCGTGGTCAGCGCCGGTTTTACCGAACAAGACGACTTGCTCGCGCTGGGGGTCGTGCCCATCGCCGTCACCCGATGGTTCGGGGACCAGCCGTTCGCGGTGTGGCCCTGGGCGCAGCCCAAACTCGGCGCGGCACAGCCGGTGGTGTTGAGCCTCGACGACGGGATTCAGGTCGACCAGATCGCGAACCTCAAACCCGATCTCATTGTGGCCATCAACGCCGGAGTCGACGCCGAGACCTATCAGAAGCTGTCTGCGATCGCCCCCACCATCCCGCAATCGGGCGGTGACGCGTTCTTCGAGCCCTGGAAGCTGCAGGCCAGCACAGTCGGTGAGGCGGTGTTTCAGAGCGCGCAGATGAAGTCCCTGATCGACGCCGTCGACCAGAAGTTCGCCGCTGTGGCACAACAGCATCCGCAATGGATGGGCAAAAAAGCACTGTTACTGCAGGGGCGGCTTTGGCAGGGCAATGTCATTGCAACGATGGCCGGCTGGCGGACCGACTTTCTCAACGAGATGGGTCTGGTCATCTCCGAGGGCATCAAACCCTTCGCCGTCGATCAACGCGGTGTGATCCCGCGCGATCACATCAAGGAGGTGCTCGATTCCGCCGACGTGCTGATCTGGCTGACCGAGAGCCCCGAAGACGAACAGGCGTTGCTGGCCGACCCCGAGATTGCGGCATCAGCGGCGACCGAGCAGAAACGCCATGTCTTCACCACCGGCGATCAGGCCGGCGCGATCGCGTTTGCGTCGCCCCTGAGTTATCCCGTGGTGGCCGATGAATTGCCCGCGCTGATCGCGAAGGTATTGGGCTGA
- a CDS encoding MFS transporter has protein sequence MTITPVRQHTAPREQHAGRHWIHDWRPEDPEFWDTIGRPIARRNLVFSIFAEHIGFSVWMLWSIVVVQMMAVGAPGHPSHPAASGWALSPSQALCLVAVPSGVGALLRLPYTFAIPVFGGRNWTTISASLLVIPCLLLSWAVSHPGIPFVLLTLIAATAGVGGGNFASSMANISFFYPEKDKGWALGLNAAGGNIGVAVVQKIIPPIVVAGGGMALARAGLFYVPLAVVAAVCAFAFMNNLAEAKADVKPVWQSLRHADTWILALLYIGTFGSFIGYSAAFPTLLKTVFDRGDIALGWAFLGAGIGSVIRPLGGRLADRVGGARVTAVSFLMLAIGAAAALWSVQIVNLPLFFASFMFLFVATGIGNGSTYRMISRIFKVKGELAGGDPDTMVQMRRQAAGALGVISAVGAFGGFLVPLAYAWSKAQFGNIEPALRFYVVFFLALLFVTWHCYLRSKTPMAQLGV, from the coding sequence ATGACCATCACCCCGGTACGCCAGCACACCGCACCGCGCGAGCAGCACGCCGGACGCCACTGGATTCATGACTGGCGCCCCGAAGATCCCGAATTCTGGGACACGATCGGCCGGCCGATCGCCCGGCGCAACTTGGTTTTCTCCATCTTCGCCGAGCACATCGGGTTCAGCGTGTGGATGTTGTGGAGCATCGTGGTCGTGCAGATGATGGCCGTTGGCGCACCGGGGCATCCCAGCCATCCCGCCGCGTCGGGCTGGGCACTTTCGCCCAGCCAAGCCCTGTGCCTGGTCGCTGTTCCCAGCGGTGTCGGCGCACTGTTGCGATTGCCCTATACCTTCGCGATCCCGGTTTTCGGCGGCCGCAACTGGACGACCATCTCCGCAAGCTTGTTGGTGATTCCCTGTCTGCTGCTGTCCTGGGCGGTAAGTCACCCCGGCATACCCTTTGTGCTGCTGACGCTGATCGCCGCGACCGCCGGTGTGGGCGGCGGCAACTTCGCCTCGTCGATGGCCAACATTTCGTTCTTCTACCCCGAGAAGGACAAAGGCTGGGCACTGGGCCTCAACGCGGCCGGAGGCAACATTGGCGTCGCGGTAGTGCAAAAGATCATTCCGCCGATCGTGGTCGCCGGTGGCGGGATGGCGCTGGCGCGGGCCGGATTGTTCTATGTGCCACTGGCGGTCGTCGCCGCGGTCTGCGCCTTTGCGTTCATGAACAACCTCGCCGAGGCGAAGGCCGACGTGAAGCCGGTTTGGCAGTCGCTGCGCCACGCCGACACCTGGATCCTGGCCCTGTTGTACATCGGTACCTTCGGATCCTTCATCGGCTACTCGGCGGCGTTTCCGACACTGCTCAAGACCGTCTTCGATCGCGGCGACATCGCCTTGGGCTGGGCGTTTCTGGGGGCGGGCATCGGATCGGTGATCCGGCCGCTGGGCGGCAGGCTGGCCGATCGCGTTGGCGGCGCCCGCGTCACCGCGGTCAGCTTTCTGATGCTCGCGATCGGGGCGGCCGCCGCGCTGTGGTCGGTGCAGATCGTCAACTTGCCGCTGTTCTTCGCCAGCTTCATGTTCTTGTTCGTGGCCACCGGCATCGGAAACGGATCGACCTATCGCATGATCTCGCGGATCTTCAAGGTCAAAGGTGAGCTCGCGGGCGGTGACCCCGACACGATGGTGCAGATGCGCCGCCAAGCCGCCGGTGCCTTGGGTGTCATCTCGGCGGTCGGCGCCTTCGGTGGGTTCCTGGTGCCCCTGGCCTACGCGTGGTCGAAGGCCCAGTTCGGCAATATCGAACCCGCGCTGCGCTTCTATGTGGTCTTTTTCCTCGCGCTGCTATTCGTCACCTGGCACTGCTACCTACGCAGCAAGACTCCGATGGCGCAGCTAGGGGTGTGA
- a CDS encoding DNA polymerase domain-containing protein, with protein sequence MTGPVSLELAGRQVKITHPDRVVFPSQGDRPSRTKLDLVRYYLSVADGALRGVAGRPMMLKRFVKGIDVEAVFQKRAPTNRPDWVDVAELRYASGTSAQEAVIHDAAGLAWAINLGCVDLNPHPVLARDLDHPDELRIDLDPMPGVEWRRILDVAQVVREVLEDYGLTPWPKTSGSRGFHVYARIAPRWSFSQVRLAAQTVAREVERRMPGVATSRWWKEEREGVFVDFNQNAKDRTVASAYSVRATPDARVSTPLHWHEVADCDPQDFTLDTVPDRFAEMGDPWSGMDDAAGALDRLLMLAEELGPPQRAPAGAGKRSDGRRQPSMPLIEVARTKTKDEAMAALDTWRARHPAVADRLQPADVLVDGMRGPSSIWYRIRINLQHIPPEARPPQEELIAEYNPWHGYRPPDGRGRPGADG encoded by the coding sequence ATGACCGGCCCGGTGTCACTGGAGTTGGCCGGTCGGCAGGTCAAGATCACCCACCCAGACCGAGTGGTCTTCCCCAGCCAGGGCGACCGGCCGAGCCGCACCAAGCTCGATCTGGTCCGCTACTACCTGTCGGTGGCCGATGGCGCGCTGCGCGGGGTGGCCGGCCGGCCGATGATGCTCAAGCGCTTCGTCAAAGGGATCGACGTGGAAGCGGTGTTTCAGAAGCGCGCCCCCACCAACCGCCCCGACTGGGTGGACGTTGCCGAGCTGCGCTACGCGTCAGGCACCTCCGCCCAGGAAGCGGTCATCCACGATGCCGCGGGACTGGCCTGGGCGATCAACTTGGGCTGCGTCGACCTGAATCCACATCCGGTGCTTGCCCGCGACCTCGATCACCCCGACGAACTACGGATCGACCTGGACCCGATGCCCGGTGTCGAGTGGCGCCGCATCCTCGATGTCGCGCAAGTGGTCCGCGAAGTGCTCGAAGATTATGGGCTCACGCCCTGGCCCAAGACCTCTGGTTCGCGGGGCTTCCACGTCTATGCCCGGATCGCGCCACGGTGGTCGTTTTCCCAGGTTCGGCTGGCCGCGCAGACCGTCGCGCGCGAGGTCGAACGGCGGATGCCCGGCGTGGCAACCAGCCGTTGGTGGAAGGAGGAACGCGAGGGAGTGTTCGTCGACTTCAACCAGAACGCCAAGGACCGCACGGTCGCGTCGGCCTATTCGGTGCGGGCCACCCCCGACGCCCGGGTGTCCACGCCGCTGCACTGGCACGAGGTGGCCGACTGCGATCCGCAGGACTTCACCCTCGACACCGTCCCCGACCGGTTCGCAGAAATGGGCGACCCGTGGTCGGGCATGGACGACGCCGCGGGCGCGCTGGACCGGCTGCTGATGCTGGCCGAGGAACTGGGCCCGCCCCAGCGCGCTCCCGCCGGCGCGGGCAAGCGCAGCGATGGCCGCCGGCAGCCGAGCATGCCGCTGATCGAAGTCGCCCGCACCAAGACCAAGGACGAGGCGATGGCCGCCCTGGACACCTGGCGCGCTCGCCATCCCGCGGTGGCGGATCGGCTGCAACCCGCCGATGTGTTGGTGGACGGCATGCGCGGGCCGAGCTCGATCTGGTACCGCATCCGGATCAACCTGCAGCACATACCGCCCGAGGCGCGTCCCCCGCAGGAGGAGCTGATCGCCGAGTACAACCCGTGGCACGGCTACCGGCCCCCCGATGGCCGGGGCAGGCCCGGAGCCGACGGCTGA
- the fadD2 gene encoding long-chain-fatty-acid--CoA ligase FadD2, whose translation MPNLSDLPGVAKIQQYVDRGAAELHYVRKIIESGAFRLESPLNYAAMATEIAKWGEFGMLPSFNARRHPHRAACIDEEGEFTYQQLDEAAHAVANALLAKGVSAGDGVAILARNHRWFLIANYGAARAGARIILLNSEFSGPQIKEVSEREGAKLIIYDDEYTGAVSKAEPPLGKLRALGVNPDSEEDSGSTDETLAELIARSSTAPAPKAGKHASIIILTSGTTGTPKGANRSTPPTLAPVGGILSHVPFKANEVTSLPAPMFHALGYLHATIAMFLGSTLVLRRKFKPQLVLEDIEKHKVTAMVVVPVMLSRLLDAVEKIDKKPDLSSLKIVFVSGSQLGAELASRALKDLGPVIYNMYGSTEIAFATIAGPEDLQRNAATVGPVVKGVKVKILDDNGNEVSQGQVGRIFVGNAFPFEGYTGGGHKQIIDGLMSSGDVGYFDEHGLLYVSGRDDEMIVSGGENVFPAEVEDLISGHPDVVEATALGVDDKEWGARLRAFVVKKPDTDLDEETVKHYVRDHLARYKVPREVIFLEELPRNPTGKILKRELREMKIE comes from the coding sequence ATGCCTAACCTCAGTGACCTGCCCGGGGTCGCAAAAATTCAGCAATACGTCGACCGCGGGGCGGCCGAACTGCACTACGTGCGCAAGATCATCGAATCAGGTGCGTTCCGGTTGGAGTCGCCGCTGAACTACGCCGCGATGGCAACCGAAATCGCGAAGTGGGGCGAGTTCGGCATGCTGCCCTCGTTCAACGCCAGACGTCATCCGCACCGCGCGGCGTGCATCGACGAAGAGGGCGAATTCACCTACCAGCAGCTCGACGAAGCCGCCCACGCCGTGGCCAACGCCCTGCTGGCCAAGGGGGTATCCGCCGGCGACGGGGTCGCCATCCTGGCGCGCAACCACCGTTGGTTTTTGATCGCCAACTATGGTGCTGCCCGGGCAGGCGCCCGCATCATCTTGCTCAACAGCGAGTTCTCCGGCCCACAAATCAAAGAGGTCTCGGAGCGCGAAGGCGCCAAGCTGATCATTTATGACGACGAGTACACCGGCGCGGTCAGCAAAGCCGAGCCGCCGTTGGGCAAGCTGCGGGCGCTGGGCGTCAACCCCGATTCCGAGGAGGACTCGGGCAGCACCGACGAAACGCTGGCCGAACTCATCGCCCGCAGCAGCACCGCGCCGGCGCCCAAGGCCGGCAAGCATGCGTCGATCATCATTCTGACCAGTGGCACCACCGGCACCCCCAAGGGCGCCAACCGCAGTACCCCGCCGACGCTGGCGCCGGTCGGGGGCATCTTGTCGCACGTCCCGTTCAAGGCCAACGAGGTGACCTCGCTGCCGGCGCCGATGTTCCACGCGCTGGGGTACCTGCACGCCACCATCGCGATGTTCCTGGGCTCGACGCTGGTGTTGCGACGCAAGTTCAAGCCGCAGCTGGTGCTCGAAGACATCGAGAAGCACAAGGTGACCGCCATGGTCGTGGTGCCGGTGATGCTGTCGCGTCTTCTCGACGCGGTGGAGAAGATAGACAAGAAGCCAGACCTGTCCAGCCTGAAGATCGTGTTCGTATCCGGCTCCCAGTTGGGCGCCGAACTGGCCAGCCGCGCACTCAAAGACCTCGGTCCGGTTATCTACAACATGTACGGCTCGACCGAGATTGCGTTTGCCACCATCGCCGGGCCCGAGGATCTGCAACGCAACGCCGCGACGGTGGGACCCGTCGTCAAAGGCGTCAAGGTCAAGATCCTCGACGACAACGGCAACGAGGTCTCGCAGGGCCAAGTCGGCCGGATCTTCGTGGGCAACGCCTTCCCCTTCGAGGGCTACACCGGTGGCGGCCACAAGCAGATCATCGACGGTCTGATGTCCTCAGGTGACGTCGGCTACTTCGATGAGCACGGGCTGCTCTACGTCAGCGGTCGTGACGACGAGATGATCGTCTCCGGCGGGGAAAACGTGTTCCCGGCCGAAGTCGAGGATCTGATCAGCGGGCATCCCGACGTGGTGGAGGCCACCGCGCTCGGCGTCGACGACAAGGAGTGGGGCGCGCGGCTGCGCGCGTTCGTGGTCAAGAAGCCCGACACCGACCTCGACGAGGAGACCGTCAAGCACTACGTGCGCGACCACCTGGCCCGCTACAAGGTTCCCAGGGAAGTGATCTTCCTCGAGGAGTTGCCGCGCAACCCCACCGGCAAGATCCTCAAACGCGAGCTGCGTGAGATGAAGATCGAGTAG